A part of Sediminispirochaeta bajacaliforniensis DSM 16054 genomic DNA contains:
- a CDS encoding ABC transporter permease produces MRQQQIGIKAFIRTISHKQLFLPIFALCLVLLFNIIKTPAFFNISIQNGVLYGYIVDIINRASELIILSVGMTLVIASGGIDISVGAVSALAAAVCVRLLGSSYDFYATPLVLSILAACVAGLACGAFNGFLVAKMKIQAMVATLILFTAGRGIAQLISAREINGRMVPGQILYVRMDSFKNIGGFLPRVVVPTPVFIAIGVVLLAYLLLTRTALGLYIKSVGINSGAGRLVGINSVFITFLCYLICGLTASVAGVISASRIYSCDANNIGLYMELDAILAVAMGGNSLAGGKFSLAGSVIGAITIQALTTSLYAMGVTADQLPVYKAIVVVLIVAIQSSEFKRWLSIYKQKIQMRKAVAQ; encoded by the coding sequence ATGAGACAGCAACAAATAGGCATAAAGGCCTTTATACGAACGATAAGCCACAAACAGCTGTTCTTACCCATTTTTGCACTCTGCCTTGTACTGCTCTTTAATATTATTAAGACCCCGGCGTTTTTCAATATCTCCATTCAAAACGGTGTTTTGTACGGCTATATCGTCGATATCATTAATCGTGCCAGTGAGCTGATCATTCTTTCCGTGGGAATGACCCTGGTTATCGCCTCGGGGGGGATAGATATCTCCGTCGGAGCGGTAAGCGCCCTTGCCGCAGCGGTTTGTGTGCGCCTTCTCGGCTCAAGCTACGATTTCTATGCCACCCCCCTGGTTTTGAGCATTCTTGCAGCTTGTGTCGCAGGACTCGCCTGCGGCGCCTTCAACGGTTTTCTGGTTGCGAAGATGAAGATTCAGGCAATGGTCGCCACCCTCATCCTTTTTACCGCCGGTAGGGGTATTGCCCAGCTCATCAGCGCCAGGGAGATCAACGGACGGATGGTTCCCGGCCAGATCCTCTATGTGCGCATGGATTCCTTCAAGAACATAGGGGGCTTTCTTCCCCGTGTCGTGGTGCCGACGCCCGTCTTCATTGCCATCGGAGTTGTGCTGCTTGCCTATCTTCTTTTGACGCGCACGGCGCTGGGACTCTACATAAAGTCCGTGGGTATTAACAGCGGGGCGGGCCGCCTCGTCGGTATCAATTCGGTCTTTATTACCTTTCTTTGCTATCTGATCTGCGGCTTGACGGCCTCTGTTGCCGGAGTCATATCGGCAAGCCGTATCTACTCCTGCGATGCGAATAATATCGGGCTTTACATGGAACTCGACGCCATCCTTGCCGTCGCCATGGGAGGCAACAGCCTCGCCGGAGGAAAATTCAGTTTGGCAGGTTCGGTTATAGGGGCCATCACCATTCAGGCCCTTACCACGAGTCTGTATGCCATGGGTGTCACCGCCGACCAGCTGCCTGTCTACAAGGCTATTGTTGTGGTACTTATTGTGGCCATCCAGTCGAGTGAGTTTAAACGATGGTTGTCGATCTATAAACAAAAAATCCAGATGAGAAAGGCAGTTGCACAATGA
- a CDS encoding ABC transporter permease subunit, with protein MNILGIAKRKISGTSFLLVITIVMFIIMYFAGVLIYHEQGFGKMQTLMNMLIDNAGLIIAAAGMTIVIITGGIDISIGSVIGLVCMMLADMMQNHGMNAWLSIGLVLLFGVFFGIVQGWLIAYLKLQPFIVTLAGMFFCRGLTAMISVNQIAITDNQTFLDMATKNIYLFFGATVNKRGIKLYPFIHPSVIIALVALIAVWYILRYTKFGRGVFAIGGSEQSALLMGLNVRRIKMRAYVLNGFLAALAGFVFCLNTTSGFVEQARGFEMEAIASTVIGGTLLTGGVGTAIGSFFGVMIKATIETYIRSNGTLSSWWNKIVLSALLCFFIVLQSIFASLKSRRRI; from the coding sequence ATGAATATCCTCGGCATAGCGAAACGGAAAATAAGCGGAACCAGTTTCCTCCTGGTCATCACCATCGTTATGTTCATCATCATGTACTTCGCCGGTGTGCTCATCTATCATGAACAGGGCTTCGGCAAGATGCAGACCCTGATGAACATGCTCATCGATAATGCCGGGCTCATCATAGCGGCGGCCGGTATGACCATTGTCATTATCACCGGCGGGATCGATATCTCCATCGGTTCGGTAATCGGCCTTGTCTGCATGATGCTTGCGGACATGATGCAAAACCATGGCATGAACGCATGGCTTTCGATTGGCTTGGTTCTTCTCTTCGGCGTTTTCTTCGGCATTGTACAGGGCTGGCTTATTGCCTATCTCAAGCTCCAGCCCTTTATCGTGACCCTGGCGGGGATGTTCTTTTGTCGGGGGTTGACCGCCATGATCAGCGTGAACCAGATCGCCATCACCGATAACCAAACCTTTCTCGACATGGCGACGAAGAATATCTATCTTTTTTTCGGGGCTACGGTAAACAAACGGGGGATAAAACTTTATCCGTTTATCCATCCGAGCGTAATAATCGCTCTGGTGGCCCTTATAGCCGTCTGGTATATTCTGCGCTACACCAAGTTCGGTAGAGGGGTATTCGCCATCGGCGGCAGCGAGCAATCGGCCCTGCTCATGGGCCTGAATGTGCGCAGGATAAAGATGCGGGCCTATGTGCTAAACGGTTTTCTTGCGGCCCTGGCGGGGTTCGTCTTCTGCCTCAATACAACGAGCGGTTTTGTGGAACAGGCCAGGGGTTTTGAGATGGAGGCCATCGCCTCCACGGTGATCGGCGGAACCCTCCTTACCGGGGGGGTGGGAACGGCGATCGGCAGCTTTTTCGGGGTGATGATCAAGGCCACCATCGAGACCTATATCCGCAGCAACGGGACACTTTCCTCATGGTGGAACAAGATCGTCCTCTCGGCATTACTCTGCTTCTTTATCGTGCTGCAGAGCATCTTCGCAAGCCTGAAGAGCAGACGAAGAATATGA
- the hydF gene encoding [FeFe] hydrogenase H-cluster maturation GTPase HydF → MTKTPKGLRLHIGIFGKRNAGKSSILNALTKQQVSIVSDQAGTTTDPVEKPMELLPLGPVLFIDTAGIDDEGALGALRIEKSRRVMDRLDIAMIVIEGEKWDHFEDLLLGEFRKRETPVIVVINKTDLYGREFSGLPAKLEEKKLPYVFVSAKEESGILELKQGLLKSVPADFVNEQEIIGDIVRDGETAILVIPIDKEAPKGRLILPQVQTIRNILDSDACCMVVKERELTAALEMLKKPPKIVITDSQAFLKVAADTPDDILMTSFSVLFARKQGDLLEMVRGTLAIDDLKSGDKILIAEACTHHPIAEDIGRVKIPRWLTQYTGAKLTFDHIQGHDFPPDLCTYSLVIHCGACMTNRREVLSRIMTCKAAGVPITNYGLTIAYSLGIFERALRPFDFAYDYWRNRNRDQRD, encoded by the coding sequence ATGACAAAGACACCGAAGGGCTTGCGCCTCCATATCGGCATCTTCGGAAAGCGCAATGCCGGCAAATCGAGCATTCTCAACGCCCTCACGAAACAGCAGGTATCCATTGTTTCCGACCAGGCAGGGACCACCACCGATCCCGTCGAAAAGCCGATGGAGTTGTTACCCCTGGGGCCCGTTCTTTTTATCGACACGGCAGGTATCGACGACGAAGGGGCCCTCGGCGCCTTGCGGATCGAAAAAAGCCGCAGGGTAATGGACCGGCTGGATATCGCCATGATCGTCATCGAAGGGGAAAAGTGGGATCATTTCGAGGATCTGCTGCTTGGGGAATTCAGGAAGCGGGAAACCCCGGTTATCGTCGTCATCAACAAAACAGACCTCTATGGAAGGGAGTTCTCCGGGCTCCCCGCCAAGCTGGAGGAAAAGAAGCTCCCCTACGTTTTTGTTAGTGCCAAGGAAGAAAGTGGAATTCTGGAATTAAAACAGGGCCTGCTCAAAAGCGTACCCGCAGATTTCGTGAATGAGCAGGAGATCATCGGAGATATTGTCAGGGACGGAGAAACGGCAATTTTAGTCATCCCCATCGACAAAGAAGCACCCAAGGGACGACTTATCCTACCCCAGGTACAGACGATCCGCAATATTCTCGACAGCGACGCCTGCTGTATGGTGGTCAAGGAGCGGGAACTTACCGCAGCCCTGGAGATGCTTAAAAAGCCACCGAAGATCGTGATCACCGATTCCCAGGCCTTTTTGAAGGTTGCCGCAGATACACCGGACGATATCCTCATGACCTCCTTTTCCGTGCTCTTCGCCCGCAAACAAGGCGACCTTCTGGAAATGGTCAGGGGGACTCTCGCCATCGATGATTTGAAATCGGGAGACAAGATCCTCATAGCCGAAGCCTGCACCCATCATCCCATTGCCGAAGACATCGGTCGGGTAAAAATCCCCCGCTGGCTTACCCAGTACACCGGAGCAAAGCTTACCTTCGACCATATCCAGGGCCATGACTTTCCACCGGACCTTTGTACCTACAGCCTGGTGATCCACTGCGGGGCCTGTATGACGAACCGCAGAGAGGTGCTCTCACGCATCATGACCTGCAAGGCCGCAGGTGTGCCCATCACCAACTACGGACTCACCATCGCCTACTCCCTCGGCATCTTCGAACGTGCCCTGAGGCCTTTTGATTTTGCCTACGACTACTGGAGGAACCGGAACAGAGATCAAAGGGATTGA
- a CDS encoding aspartate ammonia-lyase has translation MTMDGETRRERDLLGEMDIPRDAYWGIHSRRAAVNFPISKQSVSPELIHAYGMVKLAACQVNRALATWESRKGEAIEQACGEVAAGKFDESIIVDALQGGAGTSTNMNVNEVIANRALEILDLPKGSYQVISPLDDVNLHQSTNDTYPTALRLAAIRLIEVLEKEIVALQEAFQAKEREFASIVKIGRTQLQDAVLTTLGREMSAYADVLSRDRWRLYKTKERLRVVNLGGTAIGTGLGAPRSYIMQVTEKLRGLTGIGFARAENLIDGTQNADVFVEVSGLLKAYASTLVKISNDLRLISSGPQAGFCEITLPPRQGGSSIMPGKINPVIPEAVVQSAFMYMGYDQAITLAASSGNLELNPFLPLIAHCLLSGIGELSSASKVLAEFCVKGIKARSDEIGRHLEGASAIATALIPSIGYEKAEELLLFAKEKGSTLREAAVGLGLLSDAQFTQAISSEAVTRLGTPQE, from the coding sequence ATGACGATGGACGGAGAAACCAGACGGGAGCGGGACCTGCTCGGTGAAATGGATATTCCTCGGGATGCCTACTGGGGAATCCACAGCCGAAGGGCCGCCGTCAATTTTCCTATTTCAAAACAGTCGGTTTCTCCGGAACTGATACACGCCTACGGCATGGTGAAACTGGCCGCCTGCCAGGTAAACCGTGCCCTTGCGACCTGGGAGAGCCGAAAAGGAGAGGCCATTGAACAGGCCTGTGGTGAGGTGGCAGCGGGGAAATTCGACGAGAGTATCATTGTCGACGCTCTTCAGGGAGGAGCGGGAACATCTACCAACATGAATGTCAACGAGGTGATCGCAAACAGGGCCCTGGAAATTCTCGACCTTCCGAAGGGTTCCTATCAGGTCATTTCACCACTCGACGATGTCAATCTCCATCAATCTACCAACGACACCTACCCTACAGCCCTGCGGCTTGCGGCAATCCGTCTTATCGAAGTACTGGAAAAGGAGATTGTCGCCCTCCAGGAGGCCTTCCAGGCAAAGGAACGGGAGTTCGCCTCTATCGTGAAGATTGGGAGGACCCAGCTTCAGGATGCCGTTCTTACCACCCTGGGGAGGGAGATGTCGGCCTATGCCGACGTCCTCTCCAGGGACCGCTGGCGTTTATACAAAACGAAAGAACGGCTGAGAGTGGTAAATCTCGGAGGAACGGCAATCGGTACCGGACTGGGAGCCCCCAGAAGCTATATCATGCAGGTAACCGAAAAGCTCAGGGGGCTCACCGGTATCGGCTTTGCCCGGGCGGAAAATCTGATCGACGGAACCCAGAATGCAGACGTTTTCGTCGAGGTCTCGGGCCTGTTGAAGGCCTACGCATCGACCCTGGTCAAAATCTCAAATGATCTGAGGCTTATCTCTTCCGGGCCCCAGGCGGGGTTCTGCGAAATAACGCTGCCCCCCCGCCAGGGGGGCTCCTCGATCATGCCCGGAAAAATCAACCCGGTCATTCCCGAGGCTGTGGTGCAAAGCGCCTTTATGTATATGGGATACGATCAGGCCATCACCCTGGCCGCCTCATCGGGAAATCTTGAACTCAACCCTTTTCTCCCCCTTATCGCCCACTGCCTGCTTTCCGGCATCGGCGAGCTGAGCTCGGCGAGCAAGGTCCTGGCGGAGTTTTGCGTCAAAGGGATTAAGGCCCGCAGCGATGAAATAGGACGCCACCTTGAAGGGGCCAGCGCCATAGCCACCGCTCTCATCCCCTCTATCGGCTATGAAAAAGCCGAAGAGCTCCTTCTTTTTGCAAAAGAGAAGGGTTCGACCCTCAGGGAAGCCGCGGTTGGGCTTGGGCTTTTGAGCGATGCGCAGTTTACACAGGCAATATCATCAGAGGCGGTCACCCGCCTCGGCACACCCCAGGAGTAA